In the Staphylococcus sp. IVB6240 genome, one interval contains:
- a CDS encoding L-lactate permease has translation MLVHSFDPFQNLALSALVASIPIFLFLLCLTVFKMKGIYAALTTLVVTIVVALFVFKLPVGVATGGVIEGFYQGILPIGFIVMMAVWLYKVTVATGQFSVIQDSITTISEDQRIQLLLIGFCFNAFLEGVAGFGVPIAICAVLLAQLGFEPLKAAMLCLVANGAAGAYGAIGLPVAVIDTLSLHGNITALDVARSLNYSLPILSIFVPFLLIFILDGFKGIRETLPAIIATIVPFVVLQILLSYVQGPELIDILPPLASMATLALVSKKFQPKNIFRLNADEPTVEVKHHSAKEVLYAWSPFGILTVLVLIWSTKAFKGLFMEGGALEFLTVKIPLAFSMNDVSNEPITLLFNLLNQTGTALLITGIITVLLAKSVNFKRAGELLAEAFKELWLPILTICMILAIAKLTTYGGLTAAMGEGVSKTGAIFPFLSPILGWIGVFMTGSVVNNNALFAPIQASVAPQVGTSGALLVGANTAGGAIAKLISPQSIAIATAAVKEVGKESQLLKMTLKYSAGLLVIWCIWTFILSLLIS, from the coding sequence ATGTTAGTACATTCATTTGATCCATTCCAAAATCTTGCACTATCTGCATTAGTAGCAAGTATCCCAATCTTTTTATTTTTACTCTGTTTAACAGTGTTTAAGATGAAGGGGATTTATGCAGCGTTAACCACTCTAGTAGTAACAATCGTCGTTGCATTATTCGTGTTTAAACTACCAGTAGGTGTAGCAACTGGTGGGGTAATAGAAGGTTTTTATCAAGGTATTTTACCTATCGGCTTTATCGTTATGATGGCTGTATGGTTGTATAAAGTAACCGTTGCAACTGGTCAATTCTCAGTTATTCAAGATAGTATTACTACAATTTCTGAAGACCAACGAATTCAATTATTATTAATAGGTTTCTGTTTCAACGCTTTCTTAGAAGGGGTTGCAGGATTTGGTGTACCAATTGCAATCTGTGCGGTATTACTTGCTCAATTAGGTTTTGAACCATTAAAAGCTGCAATGCTTTGTCTTGTAGCAAACGGTGCTGCAGGTGCATATGGTGCCATTGGTTTACCAGTAGCTGTTATTGATACATTAAGCTTGCACGGTAACATCACAGCATTAGATGTTGCACGTTCATTAAACTATAGCTTACCAATCCTTTCAATCTTTGTACCATTCTTATTAATCTTTATCTTAGATGGTTTTAAAGGAATTCGTGAAACATTACCAGCAATTATTGCAACAATCGTTCCTTTCGTTGTATTACAAATTCTTTTAAGTTACGTTCAAGGTCCGGAATTAATCGATATCTTACCACCATTAGCATCTATGGCTACATTGGCATTAGTATCTAAGAAATTCCAACCTAAAAATATCTTCCGCTTAAATGCTGATGAACCAACTGTAGAAGTAAAACATCACAGTGCGAAAGAAGTTTTATATGCTTGGAGCCCATTCGGTATCCTTACAGTACTTGTACTTATCTGGAGTACAAAAGCGTTCAAAGGTTTATTCATGGAAGGTGGCGCTTTAGAATTCTTAACAGTTAAGATTCCACTTGCGTTCTCAATGAATGATGTTTCAAATGAACCGATTACACTATTGTTCAACTTATTGAATCAAACAGGAACAGCATTATTAATTACTGGTATTATCACAGTACTTTTAGCTAAATCAGTTAATTTCAAACGTGCAGGTGAATTACTTGCAGAAGCATTTAAAGAATTATGGTTACCAATTTTAACAATCTGTATGATTTTAGCAATTGCGAAGTTAACAACTTATGGTGGTTTAACAGCAGCAATGGGTGAAGGTGTTTCTAAAACAGGCGCAATCTTCCCATTCTTATCACCTATCTTAGGTTGGATTGGTGTATTTATGACAGGATCTGTTGTAAATAACAACGCACTTTTCGCACCAATTCAAGCATCTGTAGCACCTCAAGTAGGTACAAGTGGTGCACTTCTAGTTGGTGCTAACACAGCAGGTGGTGCGATTGCGAAATTGATTTCCCCTCAATCAATTGCGATTGCAACAGCAGCCGTAAAAGAAGTTGGTAAAGAATCACAATTATTAAAAATGACATTAAAATATAGTGCTGGTTTATTAGTTATCTGGTGTATTTGGACATTCATCCTTTCATTATTGATTAGCTAA
- a CDS encoding GNAT family N-acetyltransferase, giving the protein MDYRFERVTPDDVHLLRRVSLETFEDAYREGMEDDQYFQDYCDSAFSNDTLTQEIKNPESQFYLLVVEGKVAGYFKVNVGKAQTVDKGDQYAEIQRIYLYETYHGQRLGQLMFDQALKIARDQGKTAIWLGVWPENRQAIHFYRKQGMTKTGTVDFVMGDLIEEDDLMEMPILGDNDS; this is encoded by the coding sequence ATGGACTATCGTTTTGAACGCGTAACACCAGATGATGTACATCTACTGCGTCGTGTGAGTTTAGAAACGTTTGAAGATGCATATCGTGAAGGAATGGAAGACGACCAATACTTTCAAGATTATTGTGATTCAGCATTTTCTAACGATACATTAACTCAAGAAATCAAAAACCCAGAATCACAATTTTATCTGCTTGTTGTAGAGGGTAAAGTGGCTGGATATTTTAAAGTGAATGTAGGAAAGGCACAAACGGTTGATAAAGGTGATCAGTATGCTGAAATTCAGCGCATTTATCTATATGAAACCTACCACGGTCAACGTCTAGGACAGTTAATGTTTGATCAAGCACTAAAGATTGCCAGAGACCAAGGGAAGACAGCCATTTGGTTAGGTGTATGGCCAGAGAATCGTCAAGCCATTCATTTTTACCGTAAACAAGGCATGACAAAAACAGGGACAGTAGATTTTGTTATGGGAGATTTGATTGAAGAAGATGATCTAATGGAGATGCCAATTCTAGGAGATAATGATTCATAG
- a CDS encoding oxidoreductase yields the protein MTTFKSFVLTETEEGLTPAYQTLTTEDLSEGDVIVRVHYSSINYKDMLATQPHNKIIRQYPRIPGIDFSGTVIDSQHPRFQKGDQVLATGYDIGVAHDGGFSEVARVKGDWLVPLPDGLTLEEAMIIGTAGYTAALSVNALEQNGSTPEKGPILVRGASGGVGSMAIMMLQRRGYEIVASSGNKTYVDTLKMLGADQIISRIDDVTLKALHKTEWQGAIDPVGGASLAEVLKRVHPSGAVAVSGNASGATFDGSVFPFILRGVRLIGIDSVYTPMSDRQEIWHRLSTDLKPNHLHEMKHVVPFDKLPEAIEAFKEPTHHGRIVIDMSGSHK from the coding sequence ATGACTACTTTTAAATCATTTGTTTTAACAGAAACCGAAGAAGGTCTGACACCTGCTTATCAAACTTTAACAACGGAAGACTTATCTGAAGGCGATGTGATCGTACGTGTTCATTATTCAAGCATCAACTATAAAGATATGCTCGCAACACAACCACATAATAAAATTATTCGTCAATATCCAAGAATTCCCGGTATCGACTTTTCAGGCACAGTGATTGATTCCCAACATCCCCGTTTCCAAAAAGGAGATCAGGTATTGGCAACAGGCTATGATATCGGCGTTGCTCATGATGGTGGCTTTAGCGAAGTCGCACGTGTTAAAGGTGATTGGCTCGTGCCATTACCAGATGGCCTAACACTTGAAGAAGCCATGATTATTGGAACAGCGGGATACACGGCTGCCCTATCTGTCAATGCACTCGAACAAAATGGATCAACACCAGAAAAAGGACCCATCTTAGTGCGTGGGGCTTCTGGTGGTGTCGGTAGCATGGCAATCATGATGTTACAACGCCGTGGTTATGAGATTGTCGCAAGTTCTGGTAATAAGACATATGTGGATACACTTAAAATGCTTGGCGCCGATCAGATCATATCACGCATTGACGATGTCACACTAAAGGCACTGCATAAAACAGAATGGCAAGGTGCCATTGACCCAGTGGGTGGCGCTTCTCTTGCTGAAGTACTCAAGCGTGTTCACCCTTCAGGTGCCGTTGCCGTGAGCGGAAATGCCAGTGGAGCTACCTTTGATGGTTCTGTTTTTCCATTTATTTTACGTGGGGTTCGTCTGATTGGCATCGACTCTGTCTATACACCCATGTCTGACCGTCAAGAAATTTGGCATCGACTATCAACGGATTTAAAACCTAACCACCTTCATGAAATGAAACATGTTGTGCCTTTTGATAAACTTCCAGAAGCTATTGAA